In one Paraburkholderia azotifigens genomic region, the following are encoded:
- a CDS encoding response regulator, which yields MKLLLVEDNAELAHWIVNLLRAENFVVDSVPDAEHADAILGNQSYDVVLLDMRLPSMSGKDLLSRLRRRGDNVPILMLTAHGSIDDKVDCFSAGADDYVVKPFDARELVARIKAIVRRQSSEKAVSLVCGDLHYQFNTREFSQKDAPLPLRRREHAILETLMLRRGKTVSKATLVECIFSLDDEPSVDAIDIYIHRLRKHLSTSTAQIMTLRGLGYILRTRDA from the coding sequence GTGAAACTTCTGCTTGTCGAAGATAACGCTGAACTGGCTCATTGGATCGTCAATCTGCTGCGGGCGGAGAATTTCGTGGTGGATAGCGTCCCCGATGCCGAACACGCCGACGCTATTCTCGGTAATCAAAGTTATGACGTCGTGCTGCTCGATATGCGTCTGCCGAGCATGAGCGGAAAAGATCTGCTGAGCCGATTGCGGCGGCGCGGCGACAACGTGCCGATCCTGATGCTGACCGCGCACGGATCAATCGACGACAAGGTCGATTGCTTCAGCGCCGGGGCAGATGACTACGTCGTCAAACCCTTCGATGCACGCGAGCTCGTTGCGCGAATCAAGGCGATCGTGCGACGCCAGTCGTCCGAAAAGGCCGTGTCACTGGTCTGCGGCGACTTGCATTATCAGTTCAACACGCGTGAGTTTAGTCAAAAGGATGCGCCGCTTCCGCTGCGTCGCCGCGAGCATGCGATCCTCGAAACGCTGATGCTGCGACGAGGCAAAACCGTGTCCAAAGCGACGTTAGTGGAATGCATATTCAGTCTCGATGACGAACCGAGCGTCGATGCGATCGATATCTATATCCATCGACTACGAAAGCATCTTTCGACGTCGACTGCCCAGATCATGACGTTGCGCGGACTCGGTTATATCTTGCGCACGCGAGACGCATGA
- the flhC gene encoding flagellar transcriptional regulator FlhC: protein MLKKSLTEDAQEVFRAIALIELGARMQVLESELTLSRDRMIRLYREVKGVSPPKGMLPFSADWYMTWLANIHASLFYNTYLFLKNEARCSHLDALTKGYRLYLEHCRHSETEPVLDLTRAWTLVRFFDADILQLTPCCRCSGKFVAHKHDLQHNVVCGACQPPSRAGKTKKAAAAKREAQKEIAPLPHVAEEVEVLEELIEETALAA from the coding sequence ATGCTGAAAAAGAGCCTTACCGAAGACGCGCAGGAAGTGTTTCGCGCGATCGCGCTGATTGAACTGGGCGCGCGCATGCAGGTGCTCGAAAGCGAGCTGACGCTGTCGCGCGACCGTATGATCCGCCTGTACCGCGAGGTCAAGGGCGTATCGCCGCCCAAGGGCATGCTGCCGTTCTCGGCGGACTGGTATATGACGTGGCTGGCGAACATCCACGCTTCGCTGTTCTACAACACGTACCTGTTCCTGAAGAACGAAGCGCGCTGCTCGCATCTCGACGCGCTGACCAAGGGTTATCGTCTGTATCTGGAACATTGCCGTCATAGCGAGACCGAGCCGGTGCTCGATCTGACGCGTGCATGGACGCTCGTGCGGTTCTTCGATGCCGACATCCTGCAACTGACGCCCTGCTGCCGTTGCAGCGGCAAGTTCGTCGCGCACAAGCACGATCTGCAGCACAACGTCGTGTGCGGCGCCTGCCAGCCGCCGTCGCGCGCCGGCAAGACGAAGAAGGCCGCCGCAGCGAAGCGCGAGGCGCAGAAGGAAATCGCACCGCTGCCGCACGTCGCGGAAGAAGTCGAGGTGCTCGAAGAACTGATCGAGGAAACTGCGCTGGCGGCCTAG
- a CDS encoding DMT family transporter has protein sequence MAWFCVFLAGVFEILFATGLKYCAGFTRFWPTLGTALSLLASMTLLAASVRTLPIGSAYAVWTGIGAAGTAILGVYLFGDSASPARMAFLGCIVVGVIGLKIAS, from the coding sequence GTGGCTTGGTTTTGTGTGTTCCTGGCAGGCGTTTTCGAGATTCTCTTCGCCACTGGGCTGAAGTATTGCGCAGGATTCACACGCTTTTGGCCAACGCTCGGCACCGCGCTGTCGCTGCTGGCCAGCATGACGCTTCTCGCAGCTTCTGTGCGGACTTTACCCATCGGCAGCGCTTATGCGGTGTGGACGGGCATTGGCGCGGCGGGTACCGCCATTCTTGGCGTCTATCTGTTCGGCGATTCCGCGTCGCCGGCCCGGATGGCTTTTCTCGGGTGCATCGTCGTCGGCGTGATCGGTCTGAAAATCGCTTCGTAG
- a CDS encoding efflux transporter outer membrane subunit → MTKFENMGRAAASGLLMLLLAACSVEPTYNRPDAPTPAAFKEAPVTATTDAAAAPLPASEAGTWKTAEPAEDAHRGEWWTVFNDTTLNDLEKQAADANQDLKAAAARVQQSRALTQAARADWFPSIDAGFGPTRERLSPASQNLPNNAHVPTQTLWRAQATAAYEVDLFGRVSSNVNAARADQAQSEALFRSVQLALQADVAQNYFQLREFDTQLSLYRQTVTLREDALKLVERRFNEGDINELDVSRARNELATARADAVGVARQRAASEHSLAILLGKPPADFAFPETPLAPVTVRVPAGLPSALLERRPDIAAAERGMAAANARVGLAKSAFFPKLDITGAFGFESATLGDLFQWSSRAFLLGPFAGTALTVPIFDGGRRKANLANARAKYDEDVAQYRQQVLVAFRDVEDNLSDLRLLTDQTREQSDAVNASQRAEHLSQTQYQEGQVAYLDVIDAQRQVLQSQLQLSHLAGTQAVATVNLIRALGGGWGDPKTDVGNADAQAQQQVAKR, encoded by the coding sequence ATGACGAAGTTTGAGAACATGGGGCGTGCAGCGGCGAGCGGCTTGCTGATGCTGCTGCTCGCGGCGTGCTCGGTCGAGCCGACGTACAACCGTCCCGATGCGCCGACGCCCGCTGCCTTCAAGGAAGCGCCCGTGACGGCCACGACGGACGCAGCGGCCGCGCCTCTGCCCGCGAGCGAAGCGGGCACGTGGAAGACGGCCGAACCCGCCGAGGACGCGCATCGCGGCGAATGGTGGACTGTATTCAACGATACGACGCTGAATGACCTGGAAAAGCAGGCCGCCGATGCGAATCAGGATCTGAAGGCCGCCGCCGCGCGCGTGCAGCAGTCGCGGGCGCTGACACAAGCGGCGCGTGCCGACTGGTTCCCGTCGATCGACGCAGGCTTCGGTCCGACGCGTGAGCGCCTGTCGCCCGCTTCGCAGAACCTGCCCAACAACGCGCACGTGCCGACGCAGACGCTCTGGCGCGCGCAGGCAACTGCCGCTTATGAGGTGGATCTGTTCGGCCGCGTGAGTTCGAACGTGAACGCCGCGCGTGCCGACCAGGCGCAGAGCGAAGCGTTGTTCCGCTCGGTGCAGCTTGCGTTGCAGGCGGACGTTGCACAGAACTACTTCCAGTTGCGCGAGTTCGATACGCAATTGAGCCTGTATCGTCAGACGGTGACGTTGCGTGAAGATGCGTTGAAGCTCGTCGAGCGCCGCTTCAATGAAGGCGATATCAACGAACTGGATGTTTCGCGCGCCCGCAACGAACTGGCGACGGCGCGCGCCGATGCCGTCGGTGTTGCGCGTCAGCGTGCGGCGTCCGAGCACAGCCTCGCGATCCTGCTTGGCAAGCCGCCCGCGGACTTCGCGTTCCCCGAGACGCCGCTCGCGCCGGTGACGGTGCGTGTGCCGGCTGGCTTGCCGTCTGCGCTGCTGGAACGACGTCCGGATATCGCCGCGGCGGAGCGCGGGATGGCGGCGGCGAATGCGCGTGTCGGTCTGGCGAAATCGGCGTTCTTTCCGAAGCTCGATATCACGGGCGCGTTCGGGTTCGAATCGGCGACGCTCGGCGATCTGTTCCAGTGGTCGAGCCGCGCGTTCCTGCTCGGGCCGTTCGCGGGCACGGCGCTGACGGTGCCGATCTTCGACGGCGGGCGGCGCAAGGCCAACCTCGCGAATGCGCGTGCGAAGTATGACGAGGACGTTGCACAGTATCGTCAGCAGGTGCTCGTTGCGTTCCGCGATGTCGAGGACAACCTGTCGGATCTGCGACTGCTCACCGATCAGACGCGCGAGCAGAGCGATGCCGTCAACGCGTCGCAGCGCGCCGAGCATCTGTCGCAGACGCAGTATCAGGAAGGTCAGGTCGCCTATCTCGACGTGATCGATGCGCAGCGTCAGGTGCTGCAATCGCAGCTGCAATTGAGCCATCTCGCGGGCACGCAGGCCGTGGCGACCGTCAACCTGATTCGGGCGCTCGGCGGCGGATGGGGCGATCCGAAGACGGATGTCGGCAACGCGGACGCGCAGGCGCAGCAGCAGGTGGCGAAGCGTTGA
- a CDS encoding alpha/beta fold hydrolase has protein sequence MPILHVNDVDLSVAIEGKGPPLLFLHGLGASGRVWSKEVESFKPYFTTIAIDARGHGESARPAHYTLDDHIDDAAGVLDVLGLTDARVIGSSMGSYVAQGLAARYPARIHSLVLIVPKCHGETSSSARLIAEHADEFKGMTHDEQQEYLLKLSFGPYASEPMQAAWISEERRFPLTPPEWDSAATALAGFDLRPMLPRINANTLVISGRYDRLNTVQDGQECASLISDVEFVEMKRSGHFPNVEEPKLYITLLHEFLAGW, from the coding sequence ATGCCAATATTGCACGTCAACGATGTCGACCTCAGCGTCGCGATAGAAGGGAAGGGGCCGCCGCTGCTGTTTCTTCACGGGCTCGGCGCGAGCGGGCGAGTGTGGTCGAAGGAGGTCGAGTCGTTCAAGCCGTATTTCACGACGATCGCAATCGACGCGCGAGGTCATGGCGAATCGGCGCGTCCCGCGCACTATACGCTCGACGACCATATCGACGACGCCGCAGGCGTTCTCGATGTGCTCGGATTGACGGACGCTCGCGTCATTGGGTCATCGATGGGCAGTTACGTCGCGCAGGGTCTCGCTGCGAGATACCCTGCGCGCATTCACAGCCTGGTGCTCATCGTGCCGAAGTGTCATGGCGAGACATCGTCATCGGCGCGGCTGATCGCGGAACATGCCGACGAGTTCAAGGGCATGACACATGACGAGCAGCAGGAATATCTTCTGAAGCTGTCCTTTGGCCCTTACGCGAGCGAGCCAATGCAGGCGGCGTGGATCAGTGAAGAGCGCCGCTTTCCATTGACGCCCCCGGAATGGGACTCGGCCGCAACGGCATTGGCGGGTTTCGATCTGAGGCCGATGCTGCCGCGCATCAACGCTAATACGCTGGTCATTTCAGGGCGCTACGACCGGCTCAACACCGTGCAGGACGGTCAGGAATGCGCGAGCCTGATTTCCGATGTGGAATTCGTCGAGATGAAGCGTTCGGGGCATTTTCCCAACGTCGAAGAGCCGAAGCTCTACATCACGTTGCTGCATGAGTTTCTCGCAGGCTGGTGA
- a CDS encoding GlxA family transcriptional regulator produces MHIGILVLPRHRASDLVAAMDTLSLLDENAISRDHYRFQLIGLDVPHVTGKGGLAVMADSTIANTAPDFDTLLVAGGESDPSPTASALVEWIGAAGKRARRIGAVGEAVSLLASAGLLDGCTVALHPAALRRFSKRWPAVFARSDQSFVRDGKLLTAFGAESGVELALELVRDDFGQFTASQLAQRLDTCCRTPVKRAARPCLRMGQRACIRELQHYILSHLSANLCVSRLAARAGMSERHFARVFVRETGATPLEFVRTQRVMRAMRLLVQSTHSIAQIAQLCGFSGAQTLRRNMTAVLGTTPLDR; encoded by the coding sequence ATGCATATCGGAATCCTCGTCCTGCCGCGTCACAGGGCGTCGGACCTTGTTGCGGCAATGGACACGCTTAGCCTGCTCGACGAGAACGCTATCAGCCGCGACCACTACCGGTTTCAGTTGATCGGGCTGGACGTCCCGCATGTGACGGGGAAAGGCGGTCTCGCCGTGATGGCCGATTCGACCATTGCAAACACCGCGCCCGATTTCGACACGCTGCTGGTCGCGGGCGGCGAATCGGACCCGTCGCCGACCGCTTCCGCGCTCGTCGAATGGATCGGCGCTGCGGGGAAAAGGGCGCGCCGCATCGGCGCAGTCGGCGAGGCGGTATCGTTGCTTGCGAGCGCGGGCCTGCTCGACGGATGCACGGTCGCACTCCACCCCGCCGCGCTTCGGCGGTTCTCGAAACGATGGCCGGCCGTCTTCGCGAGGTCCGATCAATCCTTCGTACGCGACGGCAAGCTCTTGACGGCGTTCGGCGCGGAATCCGGCGTCGAGCTTGCGCTTGAACTCGTCAGAGACGACTTCGGACAGTTCACTGCGTCGCAACTTGCTCAACGTCTCGACACGTGCTGCCGAACTCCAGTGAAACGGGCTGCACGACCCTGTCTTCGGATGGGCCAACGCGCCTGCATCCGCGAACTTCAGCACTACATCCTGTCGCACCTGTCGGCGAATCTTTGTGTGTCCCGCCTCGCCGCTCGCGCCGGGATGAGCGAGCGCCATTTCGCACGCGTGTTCGTCCGCGAAACGGGCGCCACGCCGCTCGAATTCGTGCGTACGCAGCGCGTCATGCGCGCGATGCGATTGCTCGTCCAATCCACTCACTCCATTGCGCAAATCGCCCAGTTGTGCGGCTTCAGCGGAGCGCAGACACTCAGGCGAAACATGACGGCTGTTCTCGGCACAACGCCGCTCGACCGCTGA
- a CDS encoding Nramp family divalent metal transporter, translating into MQFKLPTTATAPFCPSEVQGSVTVSQSAPFWKKILQFAGPGLLVSIGYMDPGNWATDIEAGSRYGYNLLFVVVLSSLAAMVLQCLSMRLGIVTGRNLAELSRTRYSPGVARIQWLLAELSIVACDLAEVLGGALAFHLLFKCSLTVGVLLTAFDTLIVLGLKGKNFRDLEAIMLGLIATIGIGYVIQLALVHPHWPSVAAGLVPSWQAISEREPLYLAIGILGATVMPHNLYLHSSVVQTRAVKRDHQGIAGAISLSRIDTVVALFLALLINAAILILAAAAFHSTGHTEVTEIEDAYRLLAPIVGTGFAAVLFAITLLASGQSSTFTGTVAGQVIMEGFLQLKIPCYQRRFITRALALIPALVGVQMLGNGAVGKLLVASQVVLSLQLPFALYPLIRMTGDRALMGEFANRLPTRILAWALFVLISAANIWLVVQTCGLAG; encoded by the coding sequence TTGCAGTTCAAACTTCCTACTACAGCAACCGCGCCGTTCTGCCCATCCGAGGTGCAGGGCTCCGTCACCGTCTCGCAGTCCGCGCCATTCTGGAAAAAAATCCTTCAGTTCGCAGGTCCCGGCCTGCTGGTGTCGATCGGTTATATGGACCCGGGCAACTGGGCCACCGATATCGAAGCGGGTTCGCGCTACGGCTATAACCTGCTGTTCGTCGTCGTGCTGTCGAGCCTCGCGGCGATGGTGCTGCAGTGTCTGAGCATGCGTCTTGGCATCGTCACGGGCCGCAATCTCGCGGAGCTGTCGCGCACGCGTTATTCGCCGGGCGTCGCGCGGATTCAGTGGCTGCTGGCCGAACTGTCGATCGTCGCCTGCGATCTCGCCGAAGTGCTGGGCGGCGCGCTCGCGTTTCATCTGCTCTTCAAATGCTCGCTGACAGTTGGCGTGCTCCTGACCGCCTTCGATACGCTGATCGTGCTCGGCCTGAAGGGCAAGAACTTCCGCGATCTCGAAGCGATCATGCTCGGCCTGATCGCGACCATCGGCATCGGCTACGTAATCCAGCTGGCGCTCGTGCATCCGCACTGGCCGTCCGTCGCGGCGGGGCTCGTGCCGTCGTGGCAGGCCATCAGCGAACGCGAGCCGTTGTATCTGGCGATCGGCATTCTCGGTGCGACGGTGATGCCGCATAACCTCTATCTGCATTCGTCCGTCGTGCAGACGCGCGCCGTCAAGCGCGATCATCAGGGCATTGCGGGGGCGATCTCGCTGTCGCGCATCGATACCGTCGTCGCGCTGTTTCTCGCGCTGCTGATCAACGCGGCGATCCTGATTCTCGCGGCGGCTGCGTTCCATTCGACGGGCCACACCGAAGTCACCGAAATCGAGGATGCCTACCGGCTGCTTGCGCCCATCGTCGGCACGGGTTTCGCGGCCGTGCTGTTCGCGATCACGCTGCTTGCGTCGGGGCAAAGCTCGACGTTCACGGGCACGGTCGCCGGGCAGGTCATCATGGAAGGCTTTCTGCAGCTGAAGATTCCGTGCTACCAGCGGCGCTTCATCACGCGCGCCCTTGCACTGATTCCCGCGCTCGTCGGCGTGCAGATGCTCGGCAACGGCGCCGTCGGCAAACTGCTCGTCGCGAGCCAGGTGGTGCTGAGCCTGCAATTGCCGTTCGCGCTCTATCCGCTGATTCGCATGACGGGGGACCGCGCGCTGATGGGCGAATTCGCGAACCGGCTGCCGACGCGCATCCTCGCGTGGGCGCTCTTCGTCCTGATCAGCGCGGCGAACATCTGGCTCGTCGTGCAGACGTGCGGGCTCGCCGGCTGA
- a CDS encoding thioredoxin family protein, with product MALIELHSDTLESIIAPDRIVIVDFWAPWCGPCRHFARVFETAAAAYPDIDFVKVNTEERWDLAAEAGIRSVPTLMILRERVLVYRQTGAHSESQLTSVISTTRSLNMSEVRAHVAHSFSQDE from the coding sequence ATGGCATTGATTGAACTGCATTCGGATACGCTTGAATCGATCATCGCACCGGACAGGATCGTGATCGTCGATTTCTGGGCGCCCTGGTGCGGACCATGCCGGCATTTTGCACGTGTGTTCGAGACAGCCGCCGCAGCGTATCCGGACATCGACTTCGTGAAAGTCAACACGGAGGAACGTTGGGATCTCGCCGCGGAGGCCGGCATACGGTCTGTACCGACGCTGATGATCCTTCGCGAGCGCGTGCTCGTCTATCGGCAGACGGGTGCGCATTCCGAGTCGCAGTTGACTTCAGTCATCTCGACGACGAGGTCATTGAACATGAGCGAAGTCCGTGCGCATGTCGCGCATTCGTTTAGCCAGGACGAATAG
- a CDS encoding GlxA family transcriptional regulator produces MRIALLVFPGVQMLDLAGPMDVFTEANCQLGDPNAYALLTVAPSLETLSASNGMRFLPDASIADALCDIDTLLVAGSPRINEYEENGELIAWLVGQSRYVRRLGSVCSGAFLLARAGLLTGRRATTHWNSAARLAQSYPNVRVEPDHIFVKDGPVYTSAGVTAGMDLALALVEEDHGRGVALRVARELVMFVKRPGGQSQYSLHLAAQVTERSPLRDIQESVLNDLSADLSVEVLAGRAGMSVRNFARMFKRETGTTPGDFVEIARVQAARRMLEESDTPLKKVAYVCGFSDQNSLRRAFIRRLGVTPIEYRQRFRGEGSSLLETVRQAIAAS; encoded by the coding sequence ATGCGAATCGCTCTCTTGGTGTTTCCCGGCGTTCAGATGCTCGACCTTGCCGGGCCAATGGACGTGTTTACCGAAGCGAACTGTCAGCTCGGCGATCCGAACGCCTACGCACTGCTGACCGTCGCCCCTAGCCTGGAAACCCTCTCCGCGTCGAATGGCATGCGGTTTCTTCCCGATGCGTCGATCGCCGACGCGCTCTGCGACATCGACACCCTGCTCGTAGCCGGAAGCCCGCGCATTAACGAGTATGAAGAGAACGGGGAATTGATTGCGTGGCTCGTCGGACAGTCGCGCTACGTGCGCCGGCTAGGCTCCGTCTGTTCGGGCGCGTTCCTGCTCGCCCGCGCGGGCCTGCTCACGGGAAGGCGCGCGACCACGCACTGGAATTCCGCGGCACGGCTCGCACAGAGCTATCCGAACGTGCGTGTCGAACCTGACCATATCTTCGTCAAGGATGGTCCTGTGTACACGTCTGCGGGCGTAACGGCTGGAATGGATCTCGCGCTCGCCCTGGTCGAAGAAGATCACGGCCGGGGCGTGGCATTGCGCGTTGCTCGTGAACTCGTGATGTTCGTCAAACGCCCTGGAGGTCAATCGCAATACAGCCTGCATCTGGCGGCGCAGGTCACCGAGCGCAGCCCGTTGCGGGACATTCAGGAATCGGTTCTCAACGATCTGTCGGCGGACCTTTCCGTAGAAGTGCTAGCCGGTCGGGCGGGAATGAGCGTCAGAAACTTTGCGCGGATGTTCAAACGCGAGACGGGCACGACGCCCGGCGATTTCGTCGAAATCGCACGCGTGCAGGCTGCCAGACGAATGCTCGAGGAAAGCGACACGCCTCTCAAGAAAGTGGCATACGTATGCGGGTTCAGTGACCAGAACAGCTTGCGCCGCGCGTTCATCCGGCGTCTCGGCGTGACACCGATCGAATATCGCCAGCGCTTTCGCGGCGAGGGTTCGTCGCTGCTGGAGACGGTGCGGCAGGCTATTGCCGCCAGTTAA
- the flhD gene encoding flagellar transcriptional regulator FlhD codes for MDRSSETLDSIREINLSYIMLAQRMLREDKAVGMFRLGLSSELADLLAGLSLAQIVKLASSDQLLCFFRFNDHTMLSALTHTSRHTEVASTHAAILLAGQPAEQFA; via the coding sequence ATGGACCGTAGCAGCGAGACGCTGGATTCTATCCGCGAGATCAATTTGTCTTACATCATGCTCGCACAACGCATGTTGCGCGAGGACAAGGCAGTCGGCATGTTCCGTCTGGGCTTGTCGTCGGAGCTGGCTGATCTTCTTGCCGGGCTGTCGCTCGCGCAGATCGTCAAGCTGGCCAGCTCCGATCAGCTTTTGTGTTTTTTCCGCTTCAACGACCACACGATGCTGTCGGCGTTGACGCACACGTCCCGGCACACAGAAGTGGCATCGACGCACGCCGCGATCCTGCTGGCTGGACAGCCTGCAGAGCAGTTCGCTTAA
- a CDS encoding SLAC1 anion channel family protein, which yields MSTLSSPNSQVVRNSASIKNLPVNLFGSVMGIAGLSLAWRITSHEFGVSPYISGAIGTLAVAVFLLLGGGYLVKWFKHPGAVAGEFRHPIAGNFFGTITIAILLLSSVIAPVSLLLSEVVWTIGTISTVALSFVIASRLLQGKIDAGHAVPAWLIPGVATLDIAVAGGTMPMPWAHEVNLFGLAVGAMIALLFFTMIMSRLIHHEPLPVGMVPSMVILIAPFEVGFLAYTNFTQHVDMFAGLLFYFGLFVFVTLAFKVFRKGIPFAAGWWAISFPMAALTSASLKYSMFVQAWPVTVIAIALLALLTIAIAVLFVRTLHFLFNGRLLAA from the coding sequence ATGTCCACGCTCTCTTCCCCTAACTCACAAGTTGTCCGAAATAGCGCTTCCATCAAGAATCTGCCAGTGAACCTGTTTGGCTCTGTCATGGGTATTGCCGGCCTCTCCCTCGCGTGGCGGATCACGAGCCACGAATTCGGCGTGAGCCCTTATATCTCTGGCGCAATCGGCACGCTCGCCGTCGCCGTTTTCCTGCTACTCGGCGGCGGATACCTCGTTAAATGGTTCAAACATCCCGGCGCAGTGGCCGGCGAGTTCCGTCACCCGATTGCAGGCAACTTTTTCGGCACGATCACGATTGCGATCCTGCTGCTGTCGTCCGTCATCGCGCCCGTCAGCCTGTTGCTTTCCGAAGTGGTCTGGACCATCGGCACCATCAGCACGGTGGCGCTCTCGTTCGTGATCGCGAGCCGTTTGCTGCAGGGCAAGATCGACGCGGGCCACGCGGTTCCGGCGTGGCTGATCCCGGGCGTGGCGACACTCGATATTGCCGTGGCCGGCGGCACGATGCCGATGCCATGGGCGCATGAAGTCAACCTGTTCGGGCTCGCCGTTGGCGCGATGATCGCGCTGCTGTTCTTCACGATGATCATGTCGCGCCTGATCCATCACGAGCCGCTGCCCGTCGGGATGGTGCCTTCGATGGTGATTCTGATCGCGCCGTTCGAAGTCGGCTTCCTTGCGTACACGAACTTCACGCAGCACGTCGATATGTTTGCGGGTCTGCTTTTCTACTTCGGTCTGTTCGTGTTCGTCACGCTGGCGTTCAAGGTGTTCCGTAAGGGCATCCCGTTTGCGGCTGGCTGGTGGGCGATCAGCTTTCCGATGGCCGCGTTGACGAGCGCGTCGCTGAAGTACTCGATGTTCGTGCAAGCCTGGCCCGTCACGGTCATCGCCATCGCTCTGCTCGCGCTTCTGACCATTGCGATCGCCGTGCTGTTCGTCCGGACGCTGCACTTCCTGTTCAACGGCCGCCTTCTCGCCGCGTAA
- a CDS encoding sensor histidine kinase: MALSLRARLLLWLMVPLAAFVVVTALVSYDAVRHTADLAQDAALLSSARTIGEDIDWDDGRLTANIPPAALEIFESPYQDQVFYKVVVAGKELLGGNPELEGPSRESSQPVFYDSTLDGRQIRVVAYVRQLYDSGKVEPVMVIVGKTQASRHAMLEQLWRPQFLRECLMLALVAALVPLGLTVELRPLMKLKDDLTDRLPMQIEPMRAEGLPWELRPIVDAINQCIAQLKVHTATQRQFIADAAHQLRTPLTLLDTQIQYATRREHDGLVLADVLEGMRRSTRKMTDMTNQLLLLARAESSPSCVHDKVDMSAVVASVLEDLIVAAQRRAIDLGADVADGDADKVYVEGSANLLHALVANLVDNAIRYTQEGGQVTALCKRDGEHVVFQVVDNGPGIPAEARAHVFERFYRGTAPVEGTGLGLSIVREIAHLHHGTVALGQGADSTGLVVSVQLPAWRN, translated from the coding sequence GTGGCGTTAAGTCTGCGCGCCCGATTGCTTTTATGGTTGATGGTGCCGCTTGCCGCGTTTGTCGTCGTGACGGCGCTCGTGTCATATGACGCGGTACGCCATACCGCCGATCTCGCGCAGGATGCCGCGTTGCTGTCGTCCGCGCGGACCATAGGCGAAGATATCGATTGGGACGACGGCAGGCTCACTGCGAACATTCCTCCGGCCGCACTCGAAATATTCGAGTCGCCGTATCAGGATCAGGTGTTCTACAAGGTGGTGGTCGCGGGCAAGGAACTGCTGGGTGGCAATCCGGAACTCGAAGGACCGTCGCGCGAATCATCGCAGCCCGTGTTTTACGATTCGACACTGGACGGCCGGCAAATTCGCGTCGTTGCTTACGTTCGACAACTATACGACTCCGGCAAGGTCGAGCCGGTGATGGTTATCGTCGGCAAGACACAGGCGTCGCGTCACGCCATGCTCGAACAACTGTGGCGACCACAGTTCCTGCGCGAATGCCTGATGCTCGCGCTCGTGGCTGCACTCGTGCCGCTCGGGTTGACTGTCGAACTGCGTCCGTTGATGAAACTCAAGGACGACCTGACCGACCGTTTGCCGATGCAGATCGAACCGATGCGTGCTGAAGGATTGCCATGGGAGTTGCGGCCCATCGTCGATGCCATCAATCAATGTATTGCGCAGCTCAAGGTTCATACCGCGACGCAGCGCCAGTTCATTGCCGATGCCGCGCATCAGTTGCGTACGCCGTTGACCCTGCTCGACACGCAGATCCAGTATGCGACCCGGCGCGAACATGACGGCCTTGTGCTCGCCGATGTGCTCGAGGGCATGCGCCGCAGCACGCGCAAGATGACCGATATGACCAACCAGCTTCTCCTTCTCGCGCGGGCCGAGTCGTCGCCGAGTTGCGTGCATGACAAGGTGGATATGTCGGCAGTCGTGGCGTCTGTGCTCGAAGACCTGATCGTCGCCGCTCAACGGCGCGCGATCGATCTGGGCGCCGATGTTGCCGATGGAGACGCCGATAAGGTGTACGTGGAAGGCAGCGCAAATCTTCTGCATGCACTTGTCGCGAATCTCGTCGACAACGCAATCCGTTACACGCAGGAGGGTGGACAGGTCACCGCGCTATGCAAGCGTGACGGCGAGCATGTCGTGTTTCAGGTTGTCGATAACGGACCGGGCATTCCGGCTGAAGCGCGAGCTCATGTGTTCGAGCGCTTCTATCGTGGTACGGCGCCCGTCGAAGGAACAGGGCTGGGTCTGTCCATCGTGCGTGAAATCGCGCACCTGCACCATGGAACCGTTGCTCTCGGTCAGGGAGCCGACAGCACGGGTCTGGTTGTCAGCGTGCAATTGCCTGCGTGGCGTAATTGA